GTTCCTCGGAGGAGAAGGTCGCGCCGTGGATGCCGTCCTTGCCGATGCGCCCGCCGGTCATGACGATGGCGTCGCCGGGGTTGACGGTCTTCTCGTGGCTGGGGCGCCCGGCCACGGTGGCGGGCATGAGGCCCACGGTGCCGCAGAAGACCAGGGGCTTGCCCAGGTACTGGTCGTGGAAGACGATGGAGCCGTTGACCGTGGGGATGCCGGACTTGTTGCCGCCGTGCTCCACGCCCTCGCGCACGCCTTCGAGCACGCGGCGCGGGTGCAGCAGGCGCGGGGGCAGCTCGTTTTTCCAGAAGGGCGAGGCGAAGCAGAACACGTCGGTGTTGCACACGAGGTTGGCGCCCATGCCGGTGCCCATGGGGTCGCGGTTCACGCCGACGATGCCGGTCAGGGCTCCACCGTAGGGGTCCAGCGCCGAGGGGCTGTTGTGCGTCTCGACCTTGATGCACACGGCGTGCTCGTCGTCGAAGCGGATGACGCCCGCGTTGTCCTTGAACACGGACAGGCACAGGTCGGCCTTGCCGCGCGCGGCGCGGATGGCGGCGGTGCTGCCCGCGATGTAGGTCTTGAACAGGCTGTCCACGGTGGTGCGGGCGCCGGTTTCGCGGTTGTCGTAGTCGATCTTTGCGTTGAATATCTTGTGCTTGCAGTGCTCGGACCAGGTCTGGGCCAGGGCTTCGAGCTCGGCGTCGGTGGGCATGGCGGGCAGGCCCCGGGCGGCGCGGGCGGCGGCCACGGCGGGGTCGCGGTAGTGGTCGCGGATGGTGCGCATCTCCACCAGCGACAGGGCCAGGGTGTTTTCGCGCGAGAAGGCCATGAGCCCGTCGTCGTCCATGGCGTCGAGGTCGATGGTGTTGACCTCGTCGTGGGCCTCGCCGGTGACGCGGGCGGCCCGGGCTTCGAAGCCGGGGGCCTTCGCCCACTGGGCGGCGCTCTTGTACTCGTAGCGCTGGATCAGCTCGTTGGCCAGGTAGCCGCCAGCCATGCGCCGCACGTCGTCCTCGTCCAGGTCGCCCGAGAGCAGGTACTGGGTGGAGGTGTACACGGCGACCTGGGCGGCCTCGGCCTTGGTCAGGCCCAGGACCAGGGCCACGGCCTCGCGGGCGGTGCGGCCCTCGTTGTCGGTGACGCCGGGGCGCAGTCCGACCTCGATGGCCCAGTCGAAGCCCTCGGCCAGGGGCGTGCGCGAGACGGAGTGCAGCACGGGATCGTGCAGGGCCCCGGCGTCCAGGATGCGGGCAATCCCGGCCTCGTCCACGCCCTGGATGGTGAAGACCTTGATGATCCGGCACTGCGAGACGCACACCCCCAGGGCGGCGTGCAGGCCGCGCGCGGTGCGCAGGCCGACGCTGTCGGTGACATGGGGGCGCGGGGCCAGTTCGATGCGGCAGAGCATTGCGGCGACTCCTGTGGCGGCGAAATGGGCCCACCCGGTGTGGGCGGGCCATGGAACGGCAAATGGCGCCGTGGCGCCGGTGGGGACTGTACGCGAGTCCTGGAAAAAAGCAAAACCCGGCTGCGGGCCCGTGGCGGGCGGGAGCTGGCGCCGGGGGCTAGGGCTCCCCGGCCTCGACGATGGCGTTGCCGCCCCGGGCCTTGGCCCGGTAGCAGGCGCGGTCGGCGCGGCGCACCAGGTCGTCGGGGTTCTCGCCGTCGAGCAGCGTGGCCAGGCCAAGGCTCACGCCCAGCTCCGGGCCGTAGCGCGCCACGATGGCGTCGCGCAGGCGCTGGGCCAGCACGCGCAGCCCTTCGGGCTTGGAGTCGGTGGCGATGATGGCGAACTCGTCGCCGCCGTAGCGGCAGGGCAGGTCCGTGCCCTTGCGCACCGTGTCGCGGACGATGGCCGCCACGTCCTTGAGCACCTCGTCGCCCGCCTGGTGGCCCCGGGTGTCGTTGATGTCCTTGAAGCCGTCCAGGTCGAAGAAGACCATGCCCATGGGCCTGCCGGTGCGCGTGGCACGGCGTGCCTCGCGCTCCAGGAAGGCGTGGAACTGGAAGCGGTTGAACAGCTCGGTCAGGCTGTCGAACAGGGCCTGGCGCTTGAGGCGCTCCTCCAGGCGGCGCACGGAGGTCAGGTCGCGCCCGACCACGAGATAGGCCGGGCTGGTGGCCCTGGTCCCGCGCAGGCGCGAGACCATCAGCTCCAGGGACTTGAAGGTGCCGTCGCGCAGCTGGAGGATGATCTCCGCCGAGGGGGCCTCGTCGTCGAGCATGGCCGGGCCCCAGGTTCCCGCGAAGCTGCCCACGGGCTTGGCCACGGCGAACAGGTTGCGCCCGGTGAGGCGGTCGGAGTAGCGCGGGCTGGCGAAGGTGATGGTTCCGGCGGCGTCCACGGTCATGACCATGTCCTGCATGGAGCCCACGAGCTGCTCCATGAACGCGCCCTGCCTGAGGGCCTGGGCCTCCACGGCCGAGACCTCGGTCACGTCCTCGGCCAGGAAGAGCACCGAGGTGCGCCCGGCGCGGGATTCCTTGTGCGCCGAGAAGTACATGCAGCGCGGCGGGGCCCCGGGCTGGCCGGGGTCGGAGCAGTAGATCTTGGAGAAGGTCGGCCGGTCGGGGTTGCCCAGGAACAGCCGCCATTCCGTGTCCACGCTGGGCACGTCCAGCAGGGCCATGCATTCCATGACGTCGCGGCCCAGGGGGTTCTTGGGCTGGCCCAGGAAGGCGTACAGGGCGGGGTTGAGCTCCAGCACGCGCCCGTCCTCGTCCAGCCGGGCCACGCCCACGGGCAGGGCGTCCAGGGTGTCGGCCTTGGCCTCGAGCACGGCGTGGCGCAGGCAGTACTGCTCGTAGGCCCGCGACAGGAAGCGCAGGAACAGGTTCATGTCCTGCTCGGCCTCCTTGGCCAGGGTCCCGGCCTTCAGGCGCAGCTCGCCCCACTTCTCGCCCGAGGCCAGCAGCAGCAGGCGGCGCTTGGTGAAGCGCCAGGGCAGGCCCTCGTCCAGGGCGGCATGGCCGCCTTCCTCCAGGGTGCCGTCCTTGGCCAGCAGCAGGTCCCAGCCGTCGTCGCGCGGGGCGCGCAGGGCGAGGTCCCACTCCGTGAGTCCGAAGTTCCAGCGCAGGTGGCGGCCCACGATGCGCGCCACCGAGGGCGTGCCCCCCGAGGTCGCGGTGATCTCCATGGTCTGGAAATGGTAGTTCTGCATGGCCTGGATGGAGTGCTCGTAGAGCCGCGCCGCCGGGGCGGCCTCCTCCAGGTCCAGGATGGCGAGCATGGAGCGGTATTTCTGGATGCACACCGCGCGCATCTGCTCCACGTCGGCGGTGGAGGCGCCCAGGCGCTCGCGCAGCAGCATCTCGAACTGCACCAGCAGGATGGGGTCGCGGTCGCACCCGGCGGCCAGCTCGGCCCACTGGGTGGCCAGGGTCACGGCCTGGGCCAGGGGCGGCAGGCTGTCCACGGCCTCGGTGTCGTGGTGGTGGGCGATGCAGCCGCCGCCCAGGTCGGGCACGCCCCAGTCGGCCAGGGCGCGCAGGGTCAGCTGCGGGTGGGTCAGGCCCCAGGCGCGGGCTTCGGCGTCCATCTGCCCGGGGCGCAGGCAGGTCAGCACCTCGGCGTCGCCGCCGTAGGGCAGCATGTCGGGCGCCGTGCGCGCCACCAGCAGCAGCGAAAGGTCCTTGAGCAGGGCGCACAGGTAGGCCAGGTCGGCTTCGCCGGGGCACAGCCGCTCGGCCAGCAGCTCGGCGGCGATGGCCGACCAGACCACCAGGCGCCAGTTGGCGAAGTTGGCCTCGCTCTTGTCGCCAGCCAGGCCCTTGCCCGCGAAGGACACGGACAGGGCGATCTTGAGGATCTCCTTGGTGCCCAGGACCACGGCGGCCCGCTCCAGGGTGGTGACCTTCTGGGACAGGGAGTAGAAGGGCGAGTTGACCAGGGTCAGGGCGGCGGCGGAGAGCACAGGGTCCAGCCCGATGACGCGGGCGATGTCTTCGAAATCGGGGTGGGGCTTGACCAGCTCGCGCATGAGCTGCGCCGTGACGGGCGGGAAGACCTGTTCGAGCCCTTGGCGCACCGAGGCGAGGAGGCGTTCCGTTCCGCTGCTCATGATTGCTCCCGGGAAATGCTATTTGTTCCTGGACAGCACGAGATCCAGGATGTCGGCCAGAAGCTCACGCTCCGGGCCCGGGGGGAAGGTCTCCAGGGCCTGGGCGGCCAGGGCCGCGTAGCCGCGCGCAGCGTCGCGCGTGGCCTCGGCGCAGCCCGAGGTGGCCACCTGGTCGGCGATCTGGCGGGCCGCGTCGGCGTCCAGCTCGCCCCGGGTGAAGCGGTCTTCCAGCTCCTGGCGCCCGGCGGGGGGCAGGGTGCGCAGGTAGAGGATGAGCGGCAGGGTCATCTTGCCCTCGCGCAGGTCGCCGCCCGAGGGTTTGCCCGTGACCTCCAAGGGGCTCACGTAGTCCAGGGCGTCGTCCACGAGCTGGAAGGCGATGCCCAGGTTCAGGCCGTAGTCGTGGGCGGCCTGCTCGGCAGCCTCCCCGCATCCGGCCAGGATGGCCCCGCACTGGCAGGCGCCCTGGAACAGGTAGGCCGTCTTGCCGGTGATGATCTCGTAGTAGCGCTCCTGGCTCATGGCCGTGTCGCGCACGCTGGCGATCTCCATGATTTCGCCGGTGACGGTGCGCAGGATGGCCTCGGCCAGCACGGCGTTCAGGCGCGGGATGTCGTAGTCGGCCACCAGGCGGTTGGCCAGGGCCAGCAGCACGTCTCCGGCCAGGATGGTGCCGGTGCGGCCGAATTCCAGGTGCGCGGCGGCGCGGCCCCGGCGCATGGCGGCGGCGTCGAGGATGTCGTCGTGCAGCAGGGTGGCCGAGTGCAGCAGCTCCAGGGAGCAGGCCAGGGGGTAGGGGTCGGCCGCGCAGCCCAGGGCCCGGGCGGTGGCCAGGGCCAGCAGCGGGCGCAGGCGCTTGCCCCCGGCGCCCAGCACATGCTGCGCGGCGGGGCGCACCACGGGGTCGAGCCGCGCGGTCTGGGCGTCGAGGAAGGCGTTGATGCGCGGCAGTTCGTCTTGGAGATAGCGGGCGATGGAGTTCATGTGATGCTCATTATCCATGGTTGGGCGTGGATGGCAAGTGCTTCCGGGCGGCTGCGGGGCGCGGGGGGTCACGGCGCGGCCGCGGCCCCGGGCCGGGCCAGGGCGCGCAGGGCGTCCAGGGCCGCGCATCCGGCGGGGCCCATGTCCAGGCTCAGGGCGTCCACATAGGCGGCGATGTGCGCCTGCAAGGTGGCGTCGTCCAGCTCGCGGGCCAGGGCGCGCACCAGGGGCCACACGGCCTCGCGCCGCGCCCGCGCCAGGGCCAGGCTGGCACGGATGGCCCCGGCCACGGCCCGGCGCAGGGCTGCGGGCAGGCTGCGCCGGGCGGCGATGACGCCCAGGGGCAGCGGCGTGCCGCCCGCCCTGGCCGCCCACCAGGCGCCCAGGTCCAGGCGCAACTCCAGCCCGTGGCGCTCGGGCACCAGGGCGGTTTCGTGGATCAGCAGCCCGGCGTCGGCCTCGCCCCGGGCCACGGCCCCGGCCACGAGGTCGAAGCGCATGGGCAGGGGCGTGAAGGGCCGGGGCAGGGCCGCGCGCAGCACGGCGAAGGCCGTGGTGTCCAGCCCGGGCACGGCCACGGTGCGCGGGGCCTCGGGCCCGCCGGGCCGGGCCACGAGCTTGGGCCCGGCCCCGGTGCCGAAGGCCCCGCCGCAGGGCAGGATTTCGTAGCGGTCCTCAAGGCCCAGGGCGGCGGCTGCGGAGAGCTTGACCACGTCGAAGCGTCCGGCGGCGGCGTCCTGGTTGAGCTGTTGCACGTCGGCCCAGCAGAAGCGCGCGTCCACGCCCGGGCCCGGCGACAGGCCGAGCACCCAGGCCGCGAAAATGAAGGTGTCGTTGGGGCAGGGCGAGATGGCCACGGACAGGGGGGCGGCGCTCACGGGGTGCCTCCGGGGTGCCCGCACAGGGCGGCCAGGGCCCCGGGCAGGGCGGCCAGGGCCCCGGGCAGGTCCCAGCGGTCGGCGCGGCGGGTGCCCACGGCGTTGGACACGGTGCGGACTTCCAGGAAGGGCAGGCCCGCTTCCAGGCAGGCCAGGGCCAGGGCATAGCCTTCCATGCTTTCAAGCTGCGCGCCGTGGGCCGCGCGCAGGGCGCTGGCCGTGGCGGCGTCGGCGCTGGCGGCGGCCACGGTCAGGGCGTGGACCCGGGGCCAGGGGGCGGGCAGGGCCAGGCCCATGGCCCGCGCGGCGGCGTCCGGCTCCAGGGCCAGGGTCGCGCCCAGGGGCCCGGCGGGCGTGCGGCCCACGGGGAAGCCCAGGGCGGCGGCGTCCACTCCCGCCTGGGTGCGCAGGCCGAATTCGGGCCAGGTTTCGCGCCCGGCCACGGCCACGGCGCCCAGGGGCAGGGCGGCGGTGTCGAAGCTGCCCGCCACGCCGAGGTTGAGCACCCCGGCCACGGCCCCGGGGTCCAGGGCGCCCAGCAGCCGCCCCAGGCGCAGGGCCGCGCCCACGGGCCCGACCCCCGCGACCAGGGCCAGGGCCCGGCGCCCGGGCAGGGCCACGGGGGCCGTGTCGCCCGGCTCCAGGCCCGGGGGCGCCCCGGGCAGGGCGGCGCACAGTTCGGTTGCGGTGGCCAGGGCCAGAACAAGCATGTGTGTCCTCAGAAAGCGGGTACCGGCATCCCGGAGCCTTGCGGGAGGGCCGATCCTTCCCGGGGCGCCGGTCAGGGGCGTCAGTCCTTGCGCAGGGTGAGCAGCACGCGGCCCGAGGGCAGCACGCGCCGGGCGGCGATGCGCGCGCCCCGGTGGCGGGCGATGGCGTCCACCTTGAACACGCCCTCGCCCGTGGTTTCCGCCGTGAGCCCCCCGCCGGGGGGCAGCTGCGCGAGGAGCATGGACACCTCGCGCAGCCCGGTTCAGCAGTCCCGCCAGCAGTTCACCGGGGCGGGGGCCGCGTCGCGCTGCGTCTCGTCCATGGCGGCGCCTACAGCCGCCAGAGGTCGAAGCCCGCGTCCAGCGCGGCCCGGCGGTCGAAGAAGCCCTTGAGGTCCAGCAGCAGCGGGGCCCGGCCCGGGGCGAACATGGTCGCCAGGGCGGGCAGGTCCAGGGCGCGGTAGGCCTCGTGGGGCACGGCCAGGATCAGCGCGTCCAGCCCGGTGAAGCCCTCCAGGGGCGTCAGCTCCAGGCCGTACTCGTGGCGGGCCTCGGCGGGGTCGGCCATGGGGTCGTTGACCAGGCAGGCCACGCCGTATTCCTCCAGCGCGCGGACCACGTCCACGACCTTGGTGTTGCGCAGGTCGGGCACGTTTTCCTTGAAGGTCAGGCCCAGGATGCCGACCCGCGCGCCCTTGACCAGCCGCTCGCGGGCGATGATGCGCTTGACGGCGGTTTCGGCCACGAAGCGGGCCATGCCGTCGTTGGTGCCGCGCCCGGCCAGGATGACCTGGGGGTGGAAGCCGATGGCCTCGGCCTTGAAGGTCAGGTAGTAGGGGTCCACGCCGATGCAGTGGCCGCCCACCAGCCCGGGCCGGAAGGGCAGGAAGTTCCATTTGGTCCCGGCGGCTTCGAGCACCTCCAGGGTGTCGATGCCCATGCGGTCGAAGATCAGGGCCAGCTCGTTCATCAGGGCGATGTTCAGGTCGCGCTGGGTGTTCTCGATGACCTTGGCGGCCTCGGCCACGCGGATGCTGGTCACGCGGTGGACCCCGGCCTTGACCACGCGGGAATAGACGGCGCACAGCAGGTCGGCGGTGGCGTCGTCCATGCCCGCCACGACCTTGACGATGGTCTCCAGGGTGTGGACCTTGTCGCCGGGGTTGATGCGCTCGGGCGAGTAGCCCACGAAGAAGTCGCGCCCGCAGGCGAGCCCGGAGCGTTCCTCCAGGATGGGCACGCAGACCTCTTCGGTCAGCCCCGGGTAGACGGTGGACTCGTAGGCCACCACCGTGCCGGGGGCGAGGTTGGCGCCCACGGTGGCGCTGGCCCCGCGCACGGGGCCAAGGTCCGGGCTGCGGTAGGCGTCGATGGGCGTGGGCACGGCCACGATGACGAGCCCGGCGCGGCGCAGGCTGGCGGGGTCGCAGCTGTAGTCGATGCGCGCCCCGGCCAGGGCGTCGGGGGCGACCTCGCCGGTGCGGTCGCGCCCGGCGCGCAGCTCGTCCACCCGGGCGGCGCTGATGTCGAAGCCGATGACGGAAAAATGCCGCGACAGGGCCACGGCCAGGGGCAGGCCCACATAGCCCAGGCCGACCACGGCCACGGGCTTGGCGTGCGAGGAAAGTTCGTCGAAGGTCGTCATGTGCGGGGTTGTCTCCTGATGGGTTCCGGCGGGGCGTTCCCCGCCGGGGTCTGGACACGCGCCCCGGGCCGGGGTAGGACGTGCCCATGCAATTCGATTGGTCCTTGTTCGTGTGCGCCGTGGGGCTGGCCTTCGTGTTCGAGGGGCTGGTCTACGTGGCCGGGGCGTCGCGGATGCCCGCACTGTTGCGCGCGCTCTCCGAGCGCACCCCCGCCGAACTGCGGGCCATGGGCGCCGTCGCCGTGGTCCTGGGGCTGGCGCTGGTCTACCTGGCCCGCAAGCTCGTCTAGCAGGCCGCCTGCCCCTGCCCGGCCGCGCCGTTGCGCCGCGCCCGGGCCTTCGCGGATGTCCTTTCCTGCGTCAGGCGCATGGTTCCTGCCATGCCGTTTCGGCCTTGCCGCACGGCCTGCGGAGAAGCATTTCCCCGCAGCCCGCCGGGCCGGGGCGCCTGTCCTTATCCCTTCTTCTTCGCCGCAGCCTTGGGGGCCTTGGGCTTGGCCGGAGCCTTGGCGTCGGTTTTGGGCTTGGCCTTGGGCTTTGGTTTGGCCGGAGCCTTGGGCGCGGTGTCCTTCGCCTTGGCCGTGGGTTTGGCCGGAGCCTTGGCGGCGGCCTTGGGCTTTGCTGCTGTGTCCTTCGCCTTGGGCTTGGCCGGAGCCTTGGCCTTTTCCGGAGCCTTGGCGTCGGCCTTGGGCTTGGCCTCGGGCTTCGCCTTGGCCGGAGCCTTGGCCGCGCCCCCGGGGGCGGGGGCGCCCTGGCGGGCCGTGCCCAGGGCGCTCAGGGCGGCCTCGACGTTGGCGGCGGCGCGCAGGGCGGCCTGCCCCGGGTCGGGGTCGGGCGTCGTCTTGGGCGTAGCGAACGCGGCGACTGCGGCGGGCGCGGCGACCGGGGCGGGCCGGGGCGCGGCCCCGGCAGCCTCGGCGGGGGCCTTGGCCCCGGCCGCGCCGACCACGAAGGTGTCGCCCGCGTGCAGGCGCTTTTCGGCCACGTGGATATTGACCACCCCGCCCATGAGCGGCTCGTGGGCCACGTTGACGAACCCCGCCGCGCGCAGTTCTTCTTCCAGGCCCCGGGCGTCGGGGAAGGCGCGGATGGTGTCGGCCAGATAGCGGTAGGCCGTGGCGTCGCCGGAAATCACCCGGCCCGCCAGGGGCAGCAGGCGGTCGAGGTAGAGGTTGTACAGGCCCTTCCAGATGGGGCGGCTGGCGGAGCCGAACTCCAGGATGCACAGCCGCCCGCCCGGGGTGAGCACGCGCAGCATTTCGGCGTAGGCCGCCGGGCGGGGCAGGATGTTGCGGATGCCGAAGGCGATGGTCACGGCGTCCACGCAGCCCTCGGGCAGGGGCAGGGCCCGGCCGTCGGCCTGCACGGGCTGCACGGCGTAGCGGTTCCCGCCGAGCTTGGCCGCGCCGCGCTGGAGCATGGGCAGGGCGAAATCCAGGGCCAGCACGGTGCAGCCCGGATGCTGGCGGCGCAGCTCCAGGGCCACGTCCATGGTGCCTGCGGCCAGGTCGAGGAAGCGCCGCGTGGCCAGGGGCCGCACGGCGCGCACCAGCTGGCGGCGCCAGATGATGTCCAGCCCCAGGCTCAGGAAATGGTTGAGGAAGTCGTAGCGGCCCGCGATGCGTCCGAACATGCTGCGGACGCGTCCGGCGTGGGCGGTGTGCTCGGCTGTGCTCATGGCGGCCTCAGGCGTTGTCGGCGTCGGACGGGCCGGGCGCGGCGCCCGGGGCCGCGCCGGAGATGGTGCGCAGCACTTCGTTGTAGATGGCCGGGAAAATTTCGGAAAAATTGCTGGGGGAGACGCGCCCGGTCTCGATGAACTTGACCGTGATCTCCTTGGCAACCTGTAGGGCCTGCTTGCTGTCCTTGTCCACCATGGCCTCCGGGAACGCTCAGGGGAAAACAAAAACCCGCCCGGGGGGAAACGGCCCAGACCACCGAGTCGGGCGTCCGGGCGGGAAAAGAGAGGGAACCGTGAAGCCCACCCTCGTTTTTCCGGCCTTGTAGCATGGCCCCCGGCGGGAGTCGAGTGCGCGCGGGCCAGGAAAAGGGCCCCCGGTGAAAGGCCGGGGGCCCGCAAGAGCCTAAAGGCGAAAACGTGTTGTCTGGCAGGGCCCGTGAGCCGGGGCGGCTGCGGGCCGGGCGCGCCGGGGCCGGGTGCGGGCAGCCCCTGCGGGCCGTCCGCCGGGGCTGCTAGCCCTTGAGCAGGGCCGCGATCTCCTCGCGGATGATGCGCGCGGCGGCGGCGGCGGCCTGGCGCTCCATGTCGGCCTCCAACTCGGCCCGCAGGGTGGCCGTGATCTCCTGGGTCAGCTCTGCGGTGAGGGCGGCCTTGATGTCCCGGGTCAGCTCTTCGGCCAGGGTGGCCTTGATTTCGGCCAGCAGCGCGTCGGCGGGGGCGGCGGCCGGTTCCGGGGCCGGGGCTGCGGCCAGGCGTTGCTCCAGCTCCTGGAAGCGGGCCTCCAGGCGCGTGGTCAATTCCTTGTCCACCAGGGCTTCGAGGCGGTCCGTGCGTTCGAGCAGGCCTTCCAGGGCGTCCTGGGGCAGCACGGCGGGCGGCCCTTCGAGGAAGCGGCCGGAAGCGGGCACGGGCTCGGCGCCCGCGCCATGGGCCTGGGCTGTGGGCCGGGGCGCCGGGGCGGGCTTGGGGGCCGGGGCGGGAGCGGGTTCGGGCTCCGGGGCGGGCTCGGGCTCGGGGTCCGGCCCGAAGGCGGGGGCCTCGTCGCCCAGGTCCAGTCCGTCCAGCCCGGCGATGGCCTGATCCAGGTCGTCCAGCCCGTCCAGGGATTCAAGATCGCCCAAATCGCCCAGGTCGCCCAACGCCTCGGGCTCTTCTGCGGGTTCGGGGGCTGGCGAGGGCTTCTGGGCCGCCTTGGCGGCGGGCTTCGGGGCGGGTTTGGCGCCGCCGTCGAGCTCGTTCAGCAGGTCGTCCAGGCTGGAGAGGTCGAGGTCATCGTCTTCTTCGTCGTCCAGGCCGGGCACACCCGGCAGGTCGTCGCCGTCCAGCCCCGAGAGGGCGGACTCCAGGTCGTCCAGCCCGTCCGGGTCCGCGCCGCCGCCCTTGCCCGGTGCGGCTTGCGGCCCGGGGGCCGGTGCGGCGCCCAGGGAGTCCAGTTCCTTTTCCAGGTCGTCCAGGTCGAGGTCGTCGCCGTCGGAAACCGGAGCATCGGATCCGCCGTCCTTGTCGTCGGCGAACAGCTCCTCCAACTCCTGCTCGAAGCTGATGTCGTCATCGGCATCGCCCCCGCCCATGTCGGCGAGGTCGCCCTTCTTGATGATTTCGGTCAGTTCAAGGATGTCTTCCGTGTCGGCGTCGCCCGGTACCATCGCGGACCTCTCGGGGTTGCGTCCATGAACAATGGGGGCCGCTTGCGCGGCCCCCCCGGTGCCTTGCTACTCGGCGTGGCAGGCGGAACCCTTACAGCCGGTCAGCTTCTTCTTCAGTTCCTTGTCGTCGCCAGCCTTGTCGGCGTGGCAGGACACGCAGGTCGGATGCGCGGCCTTCTTGTTGTGCATGGCCAGGTAGTACGAGTTGACGGACTTGTCCTTCTTGTCCATCACATCGTGGCAGCCAGCCTCGGAGCAGGAAGTGATCGCTCCGGCGCCGTCCCAGGTGTGGTGGCACGCCTTGCAGTCGTCGGCCTTGTGCGTGCTGTGGTTGAACACCACGGGCTTCTCGGTCTTGGCCATCTTCAGACCATCGGCGGGAGCGTCGGCGGCGTTGACGGCGGGCAGAGCGACGAAGCACATGACGGCGGCACTCATGAGACCCATGGAAACGAACTTCTTCATCGTGGTTTCACCTCCTCAAGTGATTGACAAAGTATTCACACAGTGGGAGCACTAGTGTACGTGGCTTGCCGTGTCAAGGCAAGCCTCGCCGGAAAGAGGGGTTCTACGCGGCGCGCGGCGCCGCTTTTCGTTTCCGCCCCCCGGTCCGCAGGGTGCCCGCCTCCGCACAAGCAAGATGCGGGCCAGCGGCAGGGCTCCCGGCCCCGGCGAACCGGCGCCGCGCCCGGCCCCTCAGCCGCCGGCTCCGCCCTCCGCAGGGCCGTATTTGTCCATGTAGCCGCGCGGGGTGATCATCCGCCCGCCGTGGGCCCGGGTGCACGAGTTGCCCACGATGACGATGGAGACCATGTCCGCCGCGCCGGGGTCGAACGCGCACAGCGGCGCCACCAGGGCCGTCTGGCCCGGGCGGCAGGCCTGGCGCACGAGGCCCACGGGCGTCTGCGGCGCGCGGTGGCGGGCGATGATGTCCAAGGCCCGGGCCAGCTGCCAGTCGCGGCGGTGCGAGCGCGGGTTGTAGAGCACGACGACGAAATCCGCCGCCGCCGC
This portion of the Desulfocurvus vexinensis DSM 17965 genome encodes:
- a CDS encoding diguanylate cyclase, with the protein product MSSGTERLLASVRQGLEQVFPPVTAQLMRELVKPHPDFEDIARVIGLDPVLSAAALTLVNSPFYSLSQKVTTLERAAVVLGTKEILKIALSVSFAGKGLAGDKSEANFANWRLVVWSAIAAELLAERLCPGEADLAYLCALLKDLSLLLVARTAPDMLPYGGDAEVLTCLRPGQMDAEARAWGLTHPQLTLRALADWGVPDLGGGCIAHHHDTEAVDSLPPLAQAVTLATQWAELAAGCDRDPILLVQFEMLLRERLGASTADVEQMRAVCIQKYRSMLAILDLEEAAPAARLYEHSIQAMQNYHFQTMEITATSGGTPSVARIVGRHLRWNFGLTEWDLALRAPRDDGWDLLLAKDGTLEEGGHAALDEGLPWRFTKRRLLLLASGEKWGELRLKAGTLAKEAEQDMNLFLRFLSRAYEQYCLRHAVLEAKADTLDALPVGVARLDEDGRVLELNPALYAFLGQPKNPLGRDVMECMALLDVPSVDTEWRLFLGNPDRPTFSKIYCSDPGQPGAPPRCMYFSAHKESRAGRTSVLFLAEDVTEVSAVEAQALRQGAFMEQLVGSMQDMVMTVDAAGTITFASPRYSDRLTGRNLFAVAKPVGSFAGTWGPAMLDDEAPSAEIILQLRDGTFKSLELMVSRLRGTRATSPAYLVVGRDLTSVRRLEERLKRQALFDSLTELFNRFQFHAFLEREARRATRTGRPMGMVFFDLDGFKDINDTRGHQAGDEVLKDVAAIVRDTVRKGTDLPCRYGGDEFAIIATDSKPEGLRVLAQRLRDAIVARYGPELGVSLGLATLLDGENPDDLVRRADRACYRAKARGGNAIVEAGEP
- a CDS encoding polyprenyl synthetase family protein — protein: MNSIARYLQDELPRINAFLDAQTARLDPVVRPAAQHVLGAGGKRLRPLLALATARALGCAADPYPLACSLELLHSATLLHDDILDAAAMRRGRAAAHLEFGRTGTILAGDVLLALANRLVADYDIPRLNAVLAEAILRTVTGEIMEIASVRDTAMSQERYYEIITGKTAYLFQGACQCGAILAGCGEAAEQAAHDYGLNLGIAFQLVDDALDYVSPLEVTGKPSGGDLREGKMTLPLILYLRTLPPAGRQELEDRFTRGELDADAARQIADQVATSGCAEATRDAARGYAALAAQALETFPPGPERELLADILDLVLSRNK
- a CDS encoding 1,4-dihydroxy-6-naphthoate synthase encodes the protein MSAAPLSVAISPCPNDTFIFAAWVLGLSPGPGVDARFCWADVQQLNQDAAAGRFDVVKLSAAAALGLEDRYEILPCGGAFGTGAGPKLVARPGGPEAPRTVAVPGLDTTAFAVLRAALPRPFTPLPMRFDLVAGAVARGEADAGLLIHETALVPERHGLELRLDLGAWWAARAGGTPLPLGVIAARRSLPAALRRAVAGAIRASLALARARREAVWPLVRALARELDDATLQAHIAAYVDALSLDMGPAGCAALDALRALARPGAAAAP
- the mqnB gene encoding futalosine hydrolase; its protein translation is MLVLALATATELCAALPGAPPGLEPGDTAPVALPGRRALALVAGVGPVGAALRLGRLLGALDPGAVAGVLNLGVAGSFDTAALPLGAVAVAGRETWPEFGLRTQAGVDAAALGFPVGRTPAGPLGATLALEPDAAARAMGLALPAPWPRVHALTVAAASADAATASALRAAHGAQLESMEGYALALACLEAGLPFLEVRTVSNAVGTRRADRWDLPGALAALPGALAALCGHPGGTP
- a CDS encoding nucleotide sugar dehydrogenase; protein product: MTTFDELSSHAKPVAVVGLGYVGLPLAVALSRHFSVIGFDISAARVDELRAGRDRTGEVAPDALAGARIDYSCDPASLRRAGLVIVAVPTPIDAYRSPDLGPVRGASATVGANLAPGTVVAYESTVYPGLTEEVCVPILEERSGLACGRDFFVGYSPERINPGDKVHTLETIVKVVAGMDDATADLLCAVYSRVVKAGVHRVTSIRVAEAAKVIENTQRDLNIALMNELALIFDRMGIDTLEVLEAAGTKWNFLPFRPGLVGGHCIGVDPYYLTFKAEAIGFHPQVILAGRGTNDGMARFVAETAVKRIIARERLVKGARVGILGLTFKENVPDLRNTKVVDVVRALEEYGVACLVNDPMADPAEARHEYGLELTPLEGFTGLDALILAVPHEAYRALDLPALATMFAPGRAPLLLDLKGFFDRRAALDAGFDLWRL
- a CDS encoding DUF2065 family protein, coding for MQFDWSLFVCAVGLAFVFEGLVYVAGASRMPALLRALSERTPAELRAMGAVAVVLGLALVYLARKLV
- a CDS encoding ubiquinone/menaquinone biosynthesis methyltransferase — encoded protein: MSTAEHTAHAGRVRSMFGRIAGRYDFLNHFLSLGLDIIWRRQLVRAVRPLATRRFLDLAAGTMDVALELRRQHPGCTVLALDFALPMLQRGAAKLGGNRYAVQPVQADGRALPLPEGCVDAVTIAFGIRNILPRPAAYAEMLRVLTPGGRLCILEFGSASRPIWKGLYNLYLDRLLPLAGRVISGDATAYRYLADTIRAFPDARGLEEELRAAGFVNVAHEPLMGGVVNIHVAEKRLHAGDTFVVGAAGAKAPAEAAGAAPRPAPVAAPAAVAAFATPKTTPDPDPGQAALRAAANVEAALSALGTARQGAPAPGGAAKAPAKAKPEAKPKADAKAPEKAKAPAKPKAKDTAAKPKAAAKAPAKPTAKAKDTAPKAPAKPKPKAKPKTDAKAPAKPKAPKAAAKKKG
- a CDS encoding cytochrome c3 family protein, with protein sequence MKKFVSMGLMSAAVMCFVALPAVNAADAPADGLKMAKTEKPVVFNHSTHKADDCKACHHTWDGAGAITSCSEAGCHDVMDKKDKSVNSYYLAMHNKKAAHPTCVSCHADKAGDDKELKKKLTGCKGSACHAE